The sequence atattctgTTTATACTGTgctatacatacatgtgtacACTAAggtgttttaattttttactgcTCGAACTTCCTTTTTCTGGATATTCCAATAAACGATTTTTCTGTTGTTATGTTATTCCCACTATGCAGTTGATTCTGATTTTTTGTATGCCCTTAAATTGAATGAGACATTAAACGGCCCTTCAGAAAATATGAACGGTTCAggtgaaaatttattaaacaaTACAAGTACATCAAATAGTGAATATAAGGCTATAAGTCCAAATGATCATAATGAAGATAATGTTAGAAAACCAGACAGTTCCTATGTTGAGTGCCTTTTGGGGAATAACGAATTAATGCCATTTGGTGTAAACTACAGCACCAGAAATGGTAATTTGAAGTcaagttttttaaatagtaatAGATCGGGAGGAAACCATAACCTTAATCAAAATATTAGTAGTAACattagaaataatattagtagtaatattagtagtaatattaatagtaatattaatagtaacaTTAGTAGTAATATTAGTAGTAATATTAGTAGTAATATTAGTAATAGCAATTTAAGAGCACATAACAATCGAGGGCAGAATAATCGCATGAGCACCAATTGTCCCATTGTCAACAACCATAACAGTAGAGACATCTTTAACATGAGCGATAATTATCACATAGGAAGCAGATACCACATGGGGAGTAGTAACCACTTGCGCAGCAATTATCACATCATTGACAATTACTACATTATGGACAATTTCCACATGAGCAACAACTATGGTTTTACGAACAGTTACAACATTAACGACAATTATCATGTTAGAGGTAACTACCACATTAGAGATAACAACCATAACGATAACTTCCATATCAACGATAACTTCCATATCAACGATAACTTCCATATCAATGATAACATCCACATCAATGATAACTTCCATATAAACGATAACTACCATATCAATGATAACATCCATATCAATGATAACTTCCATATCAACGATAACTACCACATCAGCGATAACTACCACATCAGCGATAACTACCGCATCAGCGATAACTACCGCATCAGCGATAACTACCGCATCAGCGATAACTACCACATCAGCGATAACTACCGCATCAGCGATAACTACCGCATCAGCGATAACTACCATATCAATGACTACATTTCCATAAATTCTGATGACGAAATTTTGCATAGGTCCATTAATAGCAGGTCGAGGGATAATTTAACAACGTACAAAGGAGAAAGCGAAGATGTGTATAGTGTGaatgatgaaaatttatCGCTAACGCCAAAGCAGAATAAAAAACATGTAGGGGAAGTTGACAGTGTTGGTAGAAATGGGCAAATAAATGCAGCAGATGCCATATGTGAAGAGATGAATGGGATAAATAGAAAAGAGAAGGAAATAAACGTCATCTGTGATAGTGCTAATAATGATGGTATACAATgcaatagtaatatttaCCCTCCTTTAAACGACTATGCATGCAATCGTGGTAGTTACAACGATCAAGAAAGTAGCTCAATTGAAGAATTGCATATAGACGGGAAGGATTCGgggtgtaaaaaaaataagattaaTTGTTCATCTAAAGATTTTGAAATACATGGtgaaaatgatataatagaatataaaaatcgAATAAAGGAAGGGGggaatttaaataattcacCTGCACGTTCAGGTGATAGTATGCAATATGAGCGTATTGATAAAGGACATCATGAATACAGTGAAGAGTTAATGAATAATAGGAAAGTGAACGAAGATGGGAATAAGAAGAATTGTAGTTCGTCCGGAAGTTATGAAAGAAAAGTAGATAATGAGGAGAGGGAAAGGAATAAAGAAAAGCAGAACGAAACGCAGAACGAAACGCAGAACGATAACGCATTACATATGAATACTacaaaaacgaaaaatataaaagagagtggaaaaaaaaaaagatttaaagataaaaacaTCCTTCTTATTAATGGCTCCCATAATGGTAGTGACAACTTTTGTGAAAATTCAAAAACATCTCCTTACAGTTTGAGGGGtataaagaatgaaaaagatgataaaaaaaaattaagtaataaTAGAGAAACGTTTTATGATACTAACGATTTCGAAAGTAAAGGGATGAATCCTTATATGTGGGGAGGAGATGCTATCAGTGTTACGTTGCACAGTGAGAACGGCATGAATAATAGAGTTGTTAGGGAAAGTGGAAAGAAGGTAGAAGGAGTTCATGATGTCAGCAGTGATAATGGAAGTAGTAAGGATAAGGGCCCCTTAGATATAGATAGCATTTGCAGGGGAAGGGTTGATAGCAATGGTGGTGCATCTAATAACATGGATTCGTGTGTTACATTATCTAAAGAGAAGTATTTTCCTAATGGgtatgtagaaaaaaaaaaagaaactttACATGGAAAGGGTGAGGGTATTATcttaaataaaaggaaacctatttttttttctacaaataataaatataacaatgaTGAAAGAAGAGAAGGAGGTGAGTACTCAAACAGTAAGTTTAAcgaattaatttataacaGTGTAAATTCATCTTACAAAAATGAAGCATATggtaataatgtaaattatatgatGAACAAGGAAATTATGACAAGGAATGGTAGCAGTTTTGTGAAagataatagtagtaatggGATAAATagtttaaatgtatatacatgtaacgATGCAATAATTAATGTAGATAGAACATCAAATATATTGATAGATGAGGATTATAAGTACAGCATAATTGAAGACAGACATAAATATGATAAGGCAAATGTGAGAAGCAAACATTTGGGTAAtattagtagtagtaatggtaataatatgAGTAGTAgtaaagataataatatgagtagtagtaaagataataatatgagtagtagtaatgataataatatgagtagtagtaaagataataatatgagtagtagtaatgataataataatattagtagcaatgataataatattagtagtagtaataatgcCATTTGTAGTTATTATAAACAAGGACATACGCGCTCTAAATCGAAGGATAAAAATTGGAAAGACGTAAACTATTATAATGTAATGAATAATAAGGCAAATAACGACGATGGTTCATGTCAAATAGgtaatttgaaaataaacaGTACGATTTCCGGTGGGATGAAAATGGAAGCAATGCGCAATGAGAGAAACGCAAATGGGGAAAAAGCAGCAACCATGGTCGATACGGTTGACATGGTTGATGTGACTGGCCTGACTGGCATGATTGATGGAAATAATGGGGTGCATGGAAATTCGGACAGAATTTTATATGATGAAACAGCAGTAATATTTGATGAAGAAGGATTTAACAGAGACAGCAAGCATTTAAATGAGTCAAGTAGGAACAGTGATGTGTACATCTATGGAGAGAAAAAACAGCATAGTAGTAAAATTGATAAGCAGCATGCCGTAAGTAATAATTGGAACAGtatgaataatatgaataataataataatttgaataataataatatgtataataataatatgcataataataatatgcataataataatatgcataataataatatgcataatagtagtaatagtaataccTACAACGGCGAAAGTAAAtctaagataaaaaaaaaatatttgactTATTACCCATATGATAGGTCGTTCAACAAGTCGAGTGGAATAAATGCGAATAAATTGTATAACGATAGTCCG comes from Plasmodium malariae genome assembly, chromosome: 7 and encodes:
- the PmUG01_07035900 gene encoding conserved Plasmodium protein, unknown function, which codes for MSSSDLNFYINKHRKAYEERLKKEQQNKEKKENCAGENVVENVVENVVENVDKNMNTNVSANVNKHVVDNVGTNGDHNSGQNANEERRHLTKEENLNQVDSDFLYALKLNETLNGPSENMNGSGENLLNNTSTSNSEYKAISPNDHNEDNVRKPDSSYVECLLGNNELMPFGVNYSTRNGNLKSSFLNSNRSGGNHNLNQNISSNIRNNISSNISSNINSNINSNISSNISSNISSNISNSNLRAHNNRGQNNRMSTNCPIVNNHNSRDIFNMSDNYHIGSRYHMGSSNHLRSNYHIIDNYYIMDNFHMSNNYGFTNSYNINDNYHVRGNYHIRDNNHNDNFHINDNFHINDNFHINDNIHINDNFHINDNYHINDNIHINDNFHINDNYHISDNYHISDNYRISDNYRISDNYRISDNYHISDNYRISDNYRISDNYHINDYISINSDDEILHRSINSRSRDNLTTYKGESEDVYSVNDENLSLTPKQNKKHVGEVDSVGRNGQINAADAICEEMNGINRKEKEINVICDSANNDGIQCNSNIYPPLNDYACNRGSYNDQESSSIEELHIDGKDSGCKKNKINCSSKDFEIHGENDIIEYKNRIKEGGNLNNSPARSGDSMQYERIDKGHHEYSEELMNNRKVNEDGNKKNCSSSGSYERKVDNEERERNKEKQNETQNETQNDNALHMNTTKTKNIKESGKKKRFKDKNILLINGSHNGSDNFCENSKTSPYSLRGIKNEKDDKKKLSNNRETFYDTNDFESKGMNPYMWGGDAISVTLHSENGMNNRVVRESGKKVEGVHDVSSDNGSSKDKGPLDIDSICRGRVDSNGGASNNMDSCVTLSKEKYFPNGYVEKKKETLHGKGEGIILNKRKPIFFSTNNKYNNDERREGGEYSNSKFNELIYNSVNSSYKNEAYGNNVNYMMNKEIMTRNGSSFVKDNSSNGINSLNVYTCNDAIINVDRTSNILIDEDYKYSIIEDRHKYDKANVRSKHLGNISSSNGNNMSSSKDNNMSSSKDNNMSSSNDNNMSSSKDNNMSSSNDNNNISSNDNNISSSNNAICSYYKQGHTRSKSKDKNWKDVNYYNVMNNKANNDDGSCQIGNLKINSTISGGMKMEAMRNERNANGEKAATMVDTVDMVDVTGLTGMIDGNNGVHGNSDRILYDETAVIFDEEGFNRDSKHLNESSRNSDVYIYGEKKQHSSKIDKQHAVSNNWNSMNNMNNNNNLNNNNMYNNNMHNNNMHNNNMHNNNMHNSSNSNTYNGESKSKIKKKYLTYYPYDRSFNKSSGINANKLYNDSPNDYPICSSNDVKVLSQPDVYTLDDKGATSDGNDLMKMPNQYHDVDGDAYNGEYTNVNENIINGVTYDIDGDNNNVVQNFNQGVDNTVIPHTVSSEEGESANDEDFNVQQAIINSLIDL